Part of the Deltaproteobacteria bacterium GWC2_65_14 genome is shown below.
AGGTAGAGGCCCTTCGGCCCCACGTCCGCCCCGAACAGGACGAGCCGGTGGAACGGGGCGAAGGCCAGTTCCCCGAGCAGAACCGAGTCCACGTCCAGGTGGACGCTGCCGGCGTACCGCGAGATCAGGATCACCCCCGCGCTGAACATCGCCGGGAAGACCAGCCCGATCGCGGCATCCTCACGGACCAGATTCGTGCGGCGCAGCCATTCCACCAGGCTCACCGTCAGTCGCCCGGCCAGGGCCGCCGCCAGCACCAGGAAAGGAGAGGAGAGGTCCCGGACCAGGAAGAAGGCCAGCACGATCCCCAGCAGGATCGAGTGGCTGATCGCGTCGCTCATCATCGCCATCCTGCGCAGGACCAGGAAGACCCCGGGCAGGGCGCAGGCGACCGCCACGACCGAGGCGATCAGCTGGATCTCCAGCTGCGGCGCGGTCATTCCGCCTCCTCCCGCGTCCCGGATTGCCGCCGGGCCTCCTCCATCCCCCGGGCGGTGATCGTCCAGTCCCCGGATTCCGTTTGGCGCGCCAGCCCCCGCTCCTCGAGCACCCTCAGGCTGTTGTCCACACCTCCGTGGCCGACCGCCATGGTGCGGAGCACCTCGATCGGATGGGCGCGCTCCTCCCCCTCGTGCTGCATCGCGAGGATGCGGAGATCGGCCAGCACCGCGTCCACCCGCAGCTCCCTTCGGCTCCCCCGCTCGCGAACCCATCCCCAGACCAGCCCCCGGTTGGGGGCCAGGAAGAGGGAGACCGCCACGATCCCGGTCAGGCAGAGGACGATCGTGGGACCGGTCGGCAAGCGCGCCGCCGCGCCGCTGACCAGCGCGCCGGCCACCCCCGCCAGCGCGCCGAATAGCGCCGAAAGCAAGACCATCACTCCCAGCCGGTCGGTCCACTGTCTCGCCGCGGCCGCGGGGGCGACGACCATCGCGCTCATCAGCACCACTCCCACCGTCTGCAGTCCGATCACGATCGCCACCACCAGCAGGGTCGTCAGGAGAATGTCGAGCGAACGGGCGGGGAACCCGAGGGTCGCGCCGAATTCCGGGTCGAAGGAGAGCAGCTTGAATTCCTTCCAGAAGACCATCAGCAGGACCAGGGCGACTCCTCCCAGGACCGCGATCGTCTGGACGTCCCGCTTCAGCAGGGTCGCCGCCTGCCCGAAGAGAAACTTGTCGAGCCCCGCCTGCGAGGCGGTCGGGATCCTCTGGATGTAGGTCAACAGGACCAGCCCGAACCCGAAAAAGACCGACAGGATCAGCCCCAGGGCGCTGTCCTGCTTGATCCGGCTGTTCCGGACGATGCCGAGAACCAGCAGGGTGCCGATCCACCCGGCGGCGGCCGCGCCGAGCAGGAGGACGAGGGAGGCCTTGCTTCCGGTCAGCAGGAAGGCCAGGGCGATCCCCGGGAGCGCGGCGTGGGAGATGGCGTCCCCCAGCAGGCTCTGCCTCCGGAGGACGGCGAAGGAGCCCAGCGCGCCGTTCGCGACCCCCAGGACCGCCGCCCCCAGGGCGACGGAGCGGAGCGTGTAGTCGGAGAAGATCCGGACCGGAAGGTCGAGAAGGTCCACGGCCGCTACCGTTCTACCCGCCCGCCCCGGGATCCGTCTCCCCGTGCGTGTGATGGGTCAGGTAGGAGACCCGGCCCCCGTACGCCAGCCGCAGGTTCCGGTCGGTGAACTCCGTGTCCACCGGACCGCTCGCGATCCGGCGGACGTTGAGCAGGGTGACCCAGTCGAAATACTCGGGAACCGTCTGGAGATCGTGGTGCACCACCACCACCGTCTTCCCCGCGGCGCGCATCCCCTTCAGCAGGGAGACGATCGCACGCTCCGTGGTGGCGTCCACCCCCTGGAAGGGCTCGTCCATCAGATAGATCCGGGCGTCCTGCACGAGCGCCCGGGCCAGGAACACCCGCTGCTGCTGTCCACCGGAGAGCTGGCTGATCTGCCGGCCGGCGAATTCCGTCAGCCCGACCTGCTCCAGCGCCTCCAGGGCGAGGTGCCGTTCCGTCCGTCCGGGGCGCCGCAGCCAGCCAAGGGCCCCGTACCGGCCCATCATGACGACATCGAGCACGGTCGTGGGAAAATCCCAGTCCACGCTGTTTCTCTGCGGGACGTACCCCACCAGCCGCCTCTGCTCCCGGTATGGCTTTCCGAAGACCTCGACGGAGCCGGCGACCGGTTCAACCAGTCCCATGATCGCCTTGATCAGCGTCGTCTTTCCTGCACCGTTGGGGCCCACGACCGCCATGAGAACGCCCTGCGGAACTTCCAGGTCGACGTCCCACAGGACCGGCTTCTCCCCGTAGGCCACCGTCAGGTCCTCGACCCGGATCGCCTGCGCGCCGCCGGCTTCTTCCATGGCCTCTCCCCGCGGGATGCCTGCCATCGGCCCTCGTCTCCTTTCTACCGCTTCAACGCGTCCACGATGGTGTCGATGTTGTGGCGCACCATCCCGATGTAGGTCCCTTCCGGGGACCCGGGATCCCCGAGCGCGTCGGAATACAACCCGCCTCCTATTTTTACAGTATACCCTCGAGCCGCCACCGCCTCCTGGAGCGCCTGGATGGTGCGGGGGGAGATCGAGGTCTCCACGAACACCGCGGGAATTCTCCTCTCCACGATCAGCAGGGCCAGCGCCCGGATGTCCCCCGTCCCCGCCTCCGTCACGGTGCTCACCCCCTGCAGGCCGCGGACCTCGAACCGGTAGGCCCGCCCGAAATAGTTGAAGGCGTCATGCGCGGTGATCAGCACCCGCCGTTCCGGAGGCAGCTCCCCAGCGCGCGCCTGCACATGCCGGTGGAGGGCGGCCAGCCGCTCCAGGTACGCGGCGGCGTTTTTCCGGTAGGTTTCCCCGTGCGCGGGATCGATACCCCCCAGCCCCTCCGCCACCTTCTCCACCGCCTTCATCCAGAGGGTGACGTCGAACCAGACGTGGGGGTCGTAGGCCCCCTCGAACTCCGGCGGGCGAAGGAGGATCCCCCGGTCGATCCCGTCGGTGACAGCCACCGTGGAGATCCTCCCCCCCATCTTCTCGAACACCTCCGTCAACTTCCCCTCCAGGTGAAGCCCGTTGTAGAAGATGACGTCGGCCTCCGCCATGACGATGACGTTCCCCTCGCTGGCCTTGTAGAGGTGAGGGTCGACCCCGGGTCCCATCAGGCCGGTGACGGAGACCCGGTCTCCCCCGATCTCCCGGACGATGTCGGTGATCATCCCGGTCGTGGCCACGACCCGGAGCTGCCGGGCGGCGAGGTCTCCCGGCGCGCGGCCCCGGTCCGCCGGCTTCCTGCACCCGGCGGCAAGCGCTATCCCTAAGGCCAGCAGCACCGGGAGCAGGAGACGGGTCCTCCGCGGCATCCCGGTCATCGGCCCTTTCCCACGTCCTGGCCCTCCGCCGGCAGCGCGAGCGCGAACTCCACCCCTGTCCCGTCCGGCAGATTGCGTACGGACAGGTAGCCGTCGTGCTGTTCAGCGATCCGTGCGCAGATGGAAAGCCCCAGGCCGGTCCCCGCATCCTTCGTGGTAAAGAAGGGGTCGAAGATCCGCTCCAGCTGATCCTCGGGGATCGTCGGCCCCGTGTTCGATACGCGGACGGCGAAGAAGGGCCGGTCTCCCTGCCTTTCCGGCCCGACGGAGAAGGTCAGTACCCCGCCGCCTCCTCCAGCCATCGCCTGCACCCCGTTGATCGCGATGTTCAGGAGAAGCTGGGTCAGCTGCTCCGGATCTCCCGACACGCCGGGCCGATTTTCCCCCTCGTGCGGGCGGACGACGGTTTGAACCCCTTCCCTGCCCGCCTGCGCCTCCACGAGCGAAACCACCCTCCCGGCGATCTCCGCGAGGTTCACCGGCCTGCGGTCGGGCGGGGAGGGCCGTGCGAAGGTCAGGAACCTTTCCGAGGTCTGCGCCAGCCGGTCGATCTCTTCGATGTGCAGGTCGAGCATCTTACGCTCCGGGGCCTCGCGGGGAACGACGTCCCGGAGGATCTCGGCGGTCCCTTTCATCGCGTGGAGAGGGTTCTTGATCTCGTGGGCGATCCCCGCGGTCAGCTCCCCCAGCGCCCCCAGGCGCCCCGCCCGGATCAGCTGCGCCTCGATCCGCCGCTGTTCCTCGAGCGCGTCGGAGAGCTTCGCCGCCAGCCGCTGCTGCTTCGCCCGCTCCTCCCGCTCGCGGTCCACCAGCATGCCCGCCACCACCGCGACGATGTTGTAGAGGAGTATTTCCAGCCCCTTCTCCAGTACATCCCCCGGGTCCCGCGCCACGAGAGAGAGAAAGGCGTGGGGAAAGTAGATCAGGGAGGCGAAGACGGAGACCGCGACCCCCCCGCGCAATCCGACGGAGAAGGCGGCGAACAGGATGGGGAGGTAGTAGAGTCGCCGGAGAACGTCGTGCGCCCAGACGAATTCCGCCGTGGTCCGGTAGTGCAGGACAGTGATCGCCAGGCAGGGGGCCCAGGCCACCAGGAGCATCTTCCGGGAGAAGATCGGCCGCAGGTCGGCGGCCACCCCGTCCCAGAAGCCCGGCGGCCGGTGTTCAGCCATCCCGCCGGATTCCGTACTTCTCGATCCGGTAGACGAGGATGTGCCGCGGGATCCGCAGGAAGGCGGCCGCCTGGGTGATGTTCCCCCCCTTCTGCCGCAGCGCCCGCTCGATCACCCTCTTCTCAAGGTCGACCAGCGACAACCCCTCCGGAGGAAGGTTCGGCCACTCTTCTCCCTCCGACGCCCCGTCGCCGGCCTTCTGCCTCGGCGTTAGGGGGGGCAGGTCGGCCGCCGCCACCTCGCTCCCGCGGCACAGGATCACCATCCGCTCGCAGGCGTTTTTCAGCTCCCGCACGTTCCCCGGCCACGGCCGGATCTTCAGCTCGTTCATCACCGCCGGCGGCACCGCCACGTCCCGGTCGGGCGCCAGCTCCACCATGAAGTGCTCCACCAGGGGAGGGATATCCTCCGGTCGGTCCCGGAGCGGCGGCACCCGGATCTCCACCACGTTCAGCCGGTAATAGAGGTCTTCCCGGAAGGTCCCCTCCCCGATCCGGTCGAGGAGATCCCGGTTCGTCGCCGCGAGAATCCGTACGTCGACGGGCACCGGGTTGTCGCCGCCGACGACATCCACGATCCTTTCCTGGAGGGCGCGAAGCAGTTTCGCCTGGAGCGTCAGGGGGATCT
Proteins encoded:
- a CDS encoding ABC transporter; protein product: MDLLDLPVRIFSDYTLRSVALGAAVLGVANGALGSFAVLRRQSLLGDAISHAALPGIALAFLLTGSKASLVLLLGAAAAGWIGTLLVLGIVRNSRIKQDSALGLILSVFFGFGLVLLTYIQRIPTASQAGLDKFLFGQAATLLKRDVQTIAVLGGVALVLLMVFWKEFKLLSFDPEFGATLGFPARSLDILLTTLLVVAIVIGLQTVGVVLMSAMVVAPAAAARQWTDRLGVMVLLSALFGALAGVAGALVSGAAARLPTGPTIVLCLTGIVAVSLFLAPNRGLVWGWVRERGSRRELRVDAVLADLRILAMQHEGEERAHPIEVLRTMAVGHGGVDNSLRVLEERGLARQTESGDWTITARGMEEARRQSGTREEAE
- a CDS encoding manganese transporter, which encodes MPRRTRLLLPVLLALGIALAAGCRKPADRGRAPGDLAARQLRVVATTGMITDIVREIGGDRVSVTGLMGPGVDPHLYKASEGNVIVMAEADVIFYNGLHLEGKLTEVFEKMGGRISTVAVTDGIDRGILLRPPEFEGAYDPHVWFDVTLWMKAVEKVAEGLGGIDPAHGETYRKNAAAYLERLAALHRHVQARAGELPPERRVLITAHDAFNYFGRAYRFEVRGLQGVSTVTEAGTGDIRALALLIVERRIPAVFVETSISPRTIQALQEAVAARGYTVKIGGGLYSDALGDPGSPEGTYIGMVRHNIDTIVDALKR
- a CDS encoding manganese ABC transporter ATP-binding protein, with protein sequence MEEAGGAQAIRVEDLTVAYGEKPVLWDVDLEVPQGVLMAVVGPNGAGKTTLIKAIMGLVEPVAGSVEVFGKPYREQRRLVGYVPQRNSVDWDFPTTVLDVVMMGRYGALGWLRRPGRTERHLALEALEQVGLTEFAGRQISQLSGGQQQRVFLARALVQDARIYLMDEPFQGVDATTERAIVSLLKGMRAAGKTVVVVHHDLQTVPEYFDWVTLLNVRRIASGPVDTEFTDRNLRLAYGGRVSYLTHHTHGETDPGAGG